The Planococcus donghaensis genome contains a region encoding:
- the cydC gene encoding thiol reductant ABC exporter subunit CydC, with amino-acid sequence MKELTLVLKLTLLEKKDVLIAIFFGFLAGIAGVALMGSSGYLISKAALTSQMTTLVVMAAVLKLFGFASALSRYGERLYSHRATFTMLSHLRVSFFERLSPLAPRIFSKYRSGDLLSRIVGDVESLQNFLLRVFYPPVVLGIVFLSVVFFTSFFSLGIAIVIFIGMLLTVVVVPALFSSRKRRMDGQVRAQRGNLAIESTEFLYGFRDLKIHQQLNAKEQQLKSDAAQYNEGQRQEGLEENLAQSMNAFVALLVSFFVLGVGAYFVAAGELDGLYLAMLVMVSIAAFENVAPMAAFPTHFEESRKAAVRLEEIVAEPDLPQGSEPMPSGPLDIRLDKVSFQYPNENSLALDRISLHLLPGTKTAIVGPSGSGKSTLMQVLLSVFPLSQGQLSIGGIPVEALKQEEIWQQMNIVLQENHFFYGTIRSNLLVANPLATDEQMIDVLAKVQLDILPLSMTVEEKGQNLSGGQKQRLAIARAMLKGKSLWLMDEPVSSVDSLTGHAIYQQMFQQHKDDLFVIISHDLTGLEKMDQIIVMEKGCIVESGSYDELMEKKAYFYQLKEIENSVFT; translated from the coding sequence ATGAAGGAATTAACGCTTGTGTTGAAATTGACGCTTCTTGAAAAAAAGGATGTTTTAATCGCCATCTTTTTCGGGTTTTTAGCAGGTATTGCAGGTGTCGCGTTGATGGGGTCAAGTGGTTACTTGATTTCAAAAGCCGCCTTAACTTCACAAATGACTACATTGGTCGTCATGGCAGCTGTTTTGAAATTATTTGGTTTTGCATCGGCGTTAAGTCGTTATGGAGAACGTTTATATTCTCACCGAGCGACATTTACAATGCTCAGTCACTTAAGAGTATCGTTTTTTGAGCGTTTGTCTCCACTGGCGCCAAGAATATTTAGCAAATATCGAAGTGGTGACTTACTGTCCCGAATTGTTGGAGACGTTGAAAGTTTGCAAAACTTTTTACTGCGCGTATTCTATCCGCCAGTAGTGCTGGGCATTGTTTTTTTAAGTGTTGTTTTCTTCACGTCATTTTTCTCACTAGGTATTGCAATTGTGATTTTTATCGGGATGTTGTTAACGGTAGTGGTGGTTCCAGCACTTTTCTCTAGTAGAAAGCGTCGCATGGATGGACAAGTTAGAGCGCAAAGAGGGAATTTAGCGATCGAATCGACAGAATTCCTTTATGGATTTCGGGATTTAAAAATTCATCAACAGCTTAACGCAAAAGAACAACAATTGAAAAGTGACGCAGCACAATATAATGAGGGGCAACGACAAGAAGGATTAGAAGAAAACTTAGCTCAATCTATGAACGCATTTGTTGCGTTACTCGTTTCCTTTTTTGTTTTAGGCGTAGGCGCTTATTTTGTTGCAGCTGGTGAACTAGATGGCTTGTATTTAGCAATGCTCGTCATGGTCTCCATTGCTGCTTTTGAAAACGTTGCACCTATGGCTGCTTTTCCAACACATTTTGAAGAAAGTCGGAAAGCAGCTGTGCGATTAGAAGAGATTGTGGCTGAACCTGATTTACCACAAGGATCAGAACCTATGCCAAGTGGCCCGCTTGATATAAGATTGGATAAAGTATCTTTTCAATACCCAAACGAAAACAGCTTAGCCCTGGACCGTATATCTCTTCACTTGCTGCCAGGCACAAAAACAGCGATAGTCGGACCGAGTGGTTCTGGGAAATCGACTTTGATGCAAGTACTGTTAAGTGTTTTTCCTCTCAGCCAAGGCCAGTTATCCATCGGTGGCATACCTGTAGAAGCACTTAAGCAAGAAGAAATTTGGCAACAAATGAATATTGTTTTGCAGGAAAACCATTTCTTTTATGGTACAATCCGGAGCAATTTATTAGTTGCGAACCCTTTAGCGACAGACGAGCAAATGATTGACGTGCTGGCTAAAGTACAACTCGATATACTTCCGCTGAGTATGACGGTAGAAGAAAAAGGTCAGAATTTGTCTGGAGGTCAAAAGCAGCGGCTGGCAATTGCGCGTGCCATGTTAAAAGGGAAGTCTCTATGGCTTATGGATGAACCGGTATCTTCTGTGGATAGTTTGACAGGGCATGCCATTTACCAGCAGATGTTCCAGCAACATAAAGATGATTTGTTTGTCATCATCAGTCATGACTTAACAGGGCTTGAAAAAATGGATCAGATTATCGTTATGGAAAAAGGCTGCATCGTAGAAAGTGGTTCATACGACGAGTTGATGGAGAAAAAAGCGTATTTCTATCAACTTAAAGAAATTGAAAATAGTGTATTTACCTAA